The Parasteatoda tepidariorum isolate YZ-2023 chromosome X2, CAS_Ptep_4.0, whole genome shotgun sequence genome includes a region encoding these proteins:
- the LOC107440685 gene encoding craniofacial development protein 1, with protein MDYLNNIFNTGSGSSDSEDDVDYVPPTTVESDHSEDELSDEEAELYEEPATKKAKLNAQELKNNDAPTINKPTVDVWQSFLKGVRSTPYGKANGKQNEASTSEETSKPKTVNKIESANSDKAAEATDIKVPDESDADLKKEETLPKEKELESNVEKLGVSNNSVELKDDAPEDKNDVVKDKPINILEKDAVCVKDKPVDVLIARPRTGLSSVLGSLANKGKKQSVLEKSLEDWKTFKEEHGIEKDLETFNKGRSGYIERQRFLERSDIRSFENEKNLRLTGRKLPGSTGK; from the coding sequence atggattacttaaataatatatttaatactggCTCCGGATCTTCGGATTCTGAAGATGATGTGGATTATGTGCCTCCTACCACTGTCGAAAGTGATCATTCAGAAGATGAACTCAGCGATGAGGAAGCTGAACTGTATGAGGAACCTGCCACTAAAAAAGCTAAACTGAACGCCCAAGAGCTTAAAAATAACGATGCACCTACCATTAATAAACCAACTGTTGATGTTTGGcaaagctttttaaaaggtgTAAGATCGACTCCTTATGGCAAAGCTAACGGTAAACAGAATGAAGCTTCCACTTCCGAAGAGACATCAAAACCGAAAACTGTGAACAAAATAGAAAGTGCCAATTCTGATAAAGCTGCTGAAGCTACGGATATTAAAGTGCCTGATGAGAGTGATGCAGACCTGAAAAAAGAAGAGACTTTGCCTAAGGAAAAGGAGCTGGAGAGTAATGTTGAGAAATTAGGGGTTTCTAATAATTCTGTTGAACTTAAGGATGATGCTCCAGAAGACAAAAATGATGTCGTAAAGGATAAGccaattaatattttggaaaaggaTGCTGTGTGTGTGAAAGATAAGCCAGTTGATGTACTGATTGCTCGCCCACGTACAGGTCTTTCTTCAGTTTTGGGCAGCCTTGCGAACAAAGGTAAAAAGCAGTCAGTTCTTGAGAAGAGCTTAGAAGATTGGAAGACCTTTAAAGAAGAACATGGCATTGAAAAGGATCTCGAGACTTTTAACAAGGGTCGTTCGGGTTACATTGAGAGACAACGATTTCTTGAAAGAAGTGATATCCGTTCCTTCGAGAATGAAAAGAACCTTAGACTTACTGGAAGAAAACTACCTGGATCTACTGGAAAATAA